The segment CTCCCTTTTATTGTGTTAGTTAATGATTAATGAGAATTAGTAAAATCATAATTTTACATTATTATACTGTATATAATATTTACTTTTTATAGTATATTATCTTTGTGGAAAAAGAGAATCAAGTTAAAATAAGACTTTAATCATCAGAGAGAATTATTAAAATTATCCAAATGGTTACTTTGTATTTGTCAAGTTTTAAAAAGAGTCGAATTGTAATAATTTATGAAAAGATTTAAAAGAAAAATGTGAAAGAAAGATAGAAAATCATAATTTATCTTTCAAAGCAGTGTATGCTTGTCCCACAGTTAATGGATAACCATTAGAGAGGGTTAATATATCATTATCATCGAATTTTTCAAATAATTGCCCAATCCAAGGTAATCTTAAATCTGCTTTGTCGATAACTTCAGTATCCGTAAATACTTCACGACAATTACCTTGTTTTATTATTTCACCAAATCTTAATACACTTATGTTATCAGAGTACATTGGTACTAAATCAACATCATGTGTTGAGATAATGATTGTCATACCATCATCATTCAAATCATATAATAATTGCATTATATCTGATGCTCCGTTAGGATCAAGTCCACTTGTAGGTTCATCCAATACCATTATTTTTGGTTGCATTGACAATATACCTGCAATTGCTACACGTTTCTTTTGTCCTCCACTAAGATGGTGTGGTGCTTTTTGTGCATAATCAGACATACCCACTACTTCCAATGCATGTTGTGTACGTCTTTTTACTTCTTCTTCATCCAATCCCATATTCATAGGACCAAATGCAACATCTTCAAATACTGTTGGTGCAAATAATTGATCATCAGGGTTTTGGAATACTACTCCAACTTTTGTCCTTGCTTCGAGTAAACTTTTTTTGTCATATTCTAAAGTTTTTCCTTCAATTTCAATCGTTCCGCTTGTAGGTTGAATTATACCATTGAAGTGTAAAAAGAAAGTACTTTTTCCTGCACCGTTAGGACCAAGAATTGAAATCATTTGTCCTTCTTCTACTTTGAAATTTATTCCCCTAATAGCATGGGTTCCATCCGGGTAATCATAAACTAAATCCTTAGCTTCTAAAATAACTGTCATAATATCCTCCATATAATTTTTTTTTATTTTAACAAATAATCATCAATATAAGTTATACTGGAAATATATTTGTTGAACCTGTTATAATAATTCCACATATTACTAATCCAAAGAAGATTAACAATAATATCCAATTTTTTATTGGAACATTCCTGATTGAATCTCCACTTTGAACCATATTTAAACGTCCATTATATCCTCTTGAAGCTAAAGCGTTATAGGAAACTTCTCCTTGTTCCCATGTTCTGATGAAAACCATACCTGCAAGAGATGCTAGACAATTCATCCAACTCATATAGTTGTGATAACCTAATCTGGTCTTTTGTGAATTATACATTGTTGCTGTTACATCTAAGAATAAAAATATGTATCTGTACATCAATATTGCCAAATCTGTTACTACCTGCGGTACATGCAAATCATGGAACAATGCAAATATCCTGTTCATAGGTGTTGTCAATATCAGTACTGCTAATGCTGATACTCCACCCAATACTCTGAATAATATCAATATTCCTTGATTGGCTCCTTGTGCAGATATACCCAATCCTAAAAATCCAAAATCAATTACTTTATCTCCAGCACCCAATAATGCCAGCAAGATTACAGACAATATAGCAAATCCTGATGGTATTGCCATGAAGGTCAAATAGAATGTCGCTGATATTTTTGCCTTATATAATATGACAATAGTACAAAATATGAATATCAGGAAAGGTACTATTGGAGATTGTGTTAGTAAATTTAAGATTAGTGTCACTATTGCAAAAATAGATTTATAGTAAATATTTGTATCAGTCAATGCGTTATGCATTGTATAATGATCTAAAGTATCTTCAAAAATTGACATAATATCTCCCTAAAAAAAATAAAAAAAAGAATAAACTAAATTATTCTTTTTTAGCTTTGTTTCCTCCATGCCAGAATCCAAAGATATAACCAATGATTATACCACCGATTGCTGCTTGGAGACAGAATAAAAGACTTTCGATTTCGCCACTAGGTGGTTCCCATGGAGAGGAAGCCCAAATTTCATAGTCTGGGTTGTTTTCTTCAATAATTTCTCCACCTTGATCGTCGGTTCCACCGAAGTAACCGTCGTCTTCACCGTGACCATTATAAATAACCAAAGGAGCGATTATCAAAATAGCCACTATAATTAGTAGTACTATGTTTTTCATATCCATTTTAATTAGCTCCTACTTCATTTTCTGAAATTATACCCATTTTAACAAGAAGATCTGGTCTTGCATTTTGGATGTAATTATATATAACAGTTGAGAGTAAACCTTCAGCTATTGCTAATGGTATTTGAGTTACAGCAAATACACCTAAGAAAGTTGTAAGTGTTGCCATAGCGTTAGCACCAGGGAATGCTAAAGTTAATTCAACTGCGGTTGTTACATAAGTTAATAAATCTGCAACGAATGCTGTAAAGAACATTGAAATTCCTGCAGATACGTTCATACTTCTAAGTGCTTTCCAAACTGCATATCCACATACAGGACCAACTATACCCATTGAGAAAATGTTTGCTCCAATGGTTGTTAATCCACCGTGTGCTAATAATATAGCTTGGAATAATAATACTATTACAGATAATACTGCGGTTACTGCTGGACCAAAGAATACTGTACCGAATCCGTTACCACATGGGTGTGAACAACTTCCACTTACTGATGGCATTTTAAGGGATGATAATATAAACATAAATGCCCCAGATAATGCAAGTAATGGTAATGCTTCATCGCTTTCTGCTGTAATTTTCTTAATTTGCATAATACCGTAAATTACGACAATTAAAGAGATTACGATCCATATGATACACCATTCTAATGGTAAGTAACCTTCCATTATGTGCATGTTAAATTTCCTCCATTAAATAAATCGTGTGATAATATTATTATCATAAAATATACTTTGATAATAAAAGTATAATTGTATATATATAAAACATATTATTTAAAGATATAGCCCCTTAATTAAAGTAAAATTTATTTTTTATTTGAATAAAGAGTCCTAAAAATATTTAGGCTTACGTAAATCCATATTTTTCAAAGCAAAAACTATATATATTAAAATACAATTTTCAAAATTAATAGAAAATCGTGAAATAAGAAAGTTAATAATAACGACTTAATTAACTATAAAAAAAAGAGATACGAGAAAAAATAATCAAAAAAGAAAAAAATCATAATAAAAAAATAAATAAATAAAAAAAATGGTTAAAATATAATTTAGTAAAAACAAAGAGGATTTAAAAATATATTAAAAAAGATTTTTCGAGAAATTAAAAAAAGACTTAAAATAGATTAAAATAAAATTTACTTTAAAAAAAAGAATAAGCAGAACAACTCATAAATCATAAATATAAATAAAATTTTTAAAACTTTAGAAAATATTTAACCCAAAAAAGATATAAAAGATAATATGAAATTCAAAAATAGTATAATTCTTGCATTAGATGTAGAAGATAAAAAAAATGCTTATAACATTATAGACAACATCATTGACTATCTGGATTGCATAAAAATAGGATATCCATTAACATTAGCTGAAGGACCTGATATAATAAAATCAATCAAAGAAGATTATGATGTAAACATAATAGCCGACTTTAAGGTTGCAGACATTGACGCTACAAATGAAAAGATAGTGAGCACCACACTTAACTGGGGAGCCGATGCAATAATAGTACATGGCTTTACAGGAGAAGATAGCGTGTTGGCATGTAAAAATGCTGCAGAAAAATTAGACAAGGAAATATTCCTATTAACCGAAATGTCACATCCGGGAGCTGACAAGTTTCTCAAACCAGTGTCATTGGATATAGCACAAATGGGTGTTGAACTGGGAATAACCAATTATGTAGCACCTGCCACCAAACTAGATAGGCTTAAAAAAATAAGAGAAATAGTGGGAAAAGATGCAAGCATAATATCTCCAGGAGTAGGTTTCCAGGGAGGAAATGCTAAAGATACCCTGAAATACGCTGATGGAGCCATAGTGGGAAGAAGCATATACAATGCAGCCAATCCTAAAGAAAGCCTAGAAGAAATCATAGCATCTATCAAAGATTAAACTGACAGATTCATACGACAAGTCAAAGCCATAGAAATATATTATGGTCAACGGACTAAAACAGTATACATTAACTAAAAAACCACCATACAACATCTTAAATAATCCAATCAATGACAGCACAAATACCGTGATTTTAAGAGCGTATCTATATTTGAAAAACTTATATGAAAATCCCTTATCTGATGAAGATCCGAGTGATTCCATTTCATCAGATTTATCATTACCCTTTTCATCGATGAATGCTGCGATTGTACATAATATCAATGCATACCATGAAAAAGCCGGAAAACCCACTAAGAATAATAAAGCTGCAAATAGGATAGCGGACAATATATGATTTATTGAATCGACCTTGCTGGCCAGTGCAGTGCCTATAAGGATACTTAAAAAAATACATGCCGCCTCCGAACTAATTCTACAAACCAATAATGTAAATACCACACATAGTAATCCTGTTACAACGGCTAGTAACAGATTGTTCTTTTCATCCATGAACTCATCGGAAAGTTTCATAAAAAAGCCGCTTAAAGAGTAAGATATGAATTCAAAAAGCATCACATCACCCTCTAATAGTATTCAATGTAGCACTCATTTTATCACTCATTTACCTTATCCAATGCACCGGCAACAATCAATGGAAACATTACTGTTGCATCTCCAACAACCGTTACCAAGTTGGAGCCACACTTTGCTTTAGCCCATGACTTAGCCTCTTCCAATGGTGCACCGCTAAGACTTCCACCTTCACTTCTATCTAATGTAATTTGTATCCCCGCATCTATTCCTCCGGTTAAAATATTTGATGCCAACGTGTAATGCTTAGGAAGTCCACCACCCAGCATACATGCAGTAACCTTTTTGGAATTGTATACAAAATCAGATAAATCGGGCATATCTGCTACTGCACTGAGGGTGAAATCATTTTCTTGACAGTATATCCATAACTGTAATCCTATCATGCAGTCAATTAATCCAGGTGCAAATATAGGTACATTGTTTTTGCTGGCCGTGTGTATGATTGACTGTTCATCTTCAACCAATAATCCTATTTCGTAGATAAAATCCTTGATGGAGATTACCTTATGTTTCTGATTTATCTTTGAAAATATCTTATGAATTTCTTCCTCAAACACTTCAAAGTCATCTGATTTTGTGAGTATATCCCCGATTCTACCCATGCCACTTTCATATAACTGTTCATCATCCTGCTGTATTCCCCTGTAATGTGCTCCTCCGAATGATTCTACCAAGTCATGAGTAAGGTTTGCACCGCTTGATACTATTAGATCAACATAACCCCTGTCTATCAAATCACGTACAATCTTTCTTAATCCTCCAGGTACCATAGGTCCGGCTAGACTTAAAAAAACTTTAGTATCTTCATCCTTAAAAGATTGTGCAAGTAGATTTGTTGCTTGGGACACTCTTTTTGCACCCAATACTCCAGAGTTATCCAATTGATTTATAAAATCAGATATTTTCATGTTTTCATTAATTTCTAACTGTTTAACTTTCATAAAATCACCCTATGAATAAATATAAAAAAATACCAAATTCGAAAAATAATTATAAAAAAAGAAACATCATTTAAAAAAAAAGATAAGATTAAGAGATTACTAATCGTTCTAGAATATCCTTAAATGATATTACACCTGACATTTTATCATTTTTATCAAGAAGTACCATTAATGGTAAGTTGTTATGGTACATTATATCCATTGCTCTCATTAATGATATGTCATCTTTTGATGTTACTACATGAGAGTCCATGAAACTTTTTGCACGAATATCAAATACACGCTCTGATATCATTTTAACAATGTCATCAAACATTATTATTCCAAGTATTTCATCACCATCAACTACCGGTGCTCCACGAATATTATTGGAAACCAATAATTCTGCAACGTCAGAAATATTTAATTCAGGATCTATCGTTATAATATCTTTTGTTGCTATATCTTTTACCAGTATGTTGGGTACACTTTGTATATTATCTGTTTTTAACAACAATGCGTTGTCCACATCATCTCTTCCGACGATTGTTCCGTTGACGGTTAGATTATTAACTGGCGTAGGACCGATTTTTATTTCATCATCCAAATCCAATTGCTTAATATCCCCTACAACGAATATGGTGGCTTCACAGTCACCCGGTTTTAATATACTATTAAATTCTATTTTATTTACTGCTATATCTGATACTGCAAAACCATTAACATAGATTGGTATGTGGATTTCACACGGATCATCCTGTATGTTTAACGTGTGGTATGCCTCCAAGGTAGGTTTATATCCACCTCTTGGCCCAGGAACACCTTTACAAGCCCCAAACTACGTAATGATTGCATTTGGTTTCGTATTGTTCCGGAGTTTCTTCCCATTAATTTTGCTATATTTTCGCATTTAACAGAGGTACACTTGGATTTTCTGTATAGATTTATTAATGTCTGCAATATTTCTTTTTGTACTGATGTTAACATTGAATAATACCTCCCTGATTCAAGTAAAATGAATTCAAAGAACATTTTACTCAAAAAATAATTACACTTTTATTTATATCTATTATTTATTATTATCATATAATAAATATTTTATGATAAATGATTACAAATTAAAGTATAAAAAATAATCAATAATCTCTATTTGAATATGAGTTAAACATTAGTTGCATCTGGAAAAATACACGAACTACATTTAAATATATAATCAAGAAGGGACATATGTATAAATAATAAAAAAGTTTGAATGTAATAAAACTAATTAAATTTATATATAATTAAAAAACTGGTGTAAAATATGAGTTTTATAGAAGTAAAAAATGTTACAAAAAAATTCGATAACGAAGCAGTTCTCGATAACATTTCCTTTAATATTGAAGAAGGAGAAGTACTGGGTGTTCTAGGTAGAAGTGGTTCTGGAAAATCTGTACTATTAAACATGCTTCGTGGAATACCAGAATATGAACCGGATGAAGGCGAAGTATTCTACAATGTATCTGTATGTCCCCACTGTAAAAGAGTAGATGTTCCATCAAAAGTAGGAGAAACATGTAGCTGTAAAAAAGCAAAACTAGAAGAAAAAAATATAAACCTCTGGAAAAGTTCAAGAAGAGACTTCTCCGAAGTCAAAAAACGAATATCAATTATGTTACAGCGAACTTTCGCATTATACGAAGAGGATACGGTAATAGAAAACATAATGAAATCCTTTGAAAATCAAAGAGATGAAGACAACATAAACAAGGCAATTTCATTATTAAAAATGACCAGAATGGAACATAGAATCACACACATAGCCAGGGACTTAAGTGGTGGAGAAAAACAGAGAATCGTACTGGCAAGACAACTGGCAAAAAACCCTATGCTATTCCTGGCCGATGAACCAACAGGTACACTTGACCCTAAAACAGCAAAACTCCTACACGATGCACTCTTAAGCGGAGTTAAAGATAAAAACATTACAATGATTATAAACTCACACTGGCCAGAAGTAATTGAAGATCTATCAGACAGAGTTATATGGTTAGAAAATGGACAAATCAAAGAAGAAGGAGACCCTTCAAGCATAGTTACTGAATTCGTAAAAGAAATACCACTTCCTAAAAAACATGAAGAATTCACAACAGGTGGTCCACTAATTGAAATGAAAGACCTTAAAAAATACTACTTCTCAGTTTCTCGTGGAGTAGTCAAGTCAGTAGACGGTGTAACCCTAACAATCAATGAAGGAGAAATCGCAAGTATCGTGGGATTAAGTGGTGCGGGAAAAACCACAC is part of the Methanosphaera sp. BMS genome and harbors:
- a CDS encoding ATP-binding cassette domain-containing protein, whose amino-acid sequence is MTVILEAKDLVYDYPDGTHAIRGINFKVEEGQMISILGPNGAGKSTFFLHFNGIIQPTSGTIEIEGKTLEYDKKSLLEARTKVGVVFQNPDDQLFAPTVFEDVAFGPMNMGLDEEEVKRRTQHALEVVGMSDYAQKAPHHLSGGQKKRVAIAGILSMQPKIMVLDEPTSGLDPNGASDIMQLLYDLNDDGMTIIISTHDVDLVPMYSDNISVLRFGEIIKQGNCREVFTDTEVIDKADLRLPWIGQLFEKFDDNDILTLSNGYPLTVGQAYTALKDKL
- the cbiQ gene encoding cobalt ECF transporter T component CbiQ: MSIFEDTLDHYTMHNALTDTNIYYKSIFAIVTLILNLLTQSPIVPFLIFIFCTIVILYKAKISATFYLTFMAIPSGFAILSVILLALLGAGDKVIDFGFLGLGISAQGANQGILILFRVLGGVSALAVLILTTPMNRIFALFHDLHVPQVVTDLAILMYRYIFLFLDVTATMYNSQKTRLGYHNYMSWMNCLASLAGMVFIRTWEQGEVSYNALASRGYNGRLNMVQSGDSIRNVPIKNWILLLIFFGLVICGIIITGSTNIFPV
- a CDS encoding energy-coupling factor ABC transporter substrate-binding protein, with the protein product MDMKNIVLLIIVAILIIAPLVIYNGHGEDDGYFGGTDDQGGEIIEENNPDYEIWASSPWEPPSGEIESLLFCLQAAIGGIIIGYIFGFWHGGNKAKKE
- a CDS encoding energy-coupling factor ABC transporter permease, with product MHIMEGYLPLEWCIIWIVISLIVVIYGIMQIKKITAESDEALPLLALSGAFMFILSSLKMPSVSGSCSHPCGNGFGTVFFGPAVTAVLSVIVLLFQAILLAHGGLTTIGANIFSMGIVGPVCGYAVWKALRSMNVSAGISMFFTAFVADLLTYVTTAVELTLAFPGANAMATLTTFLGVFAVTQIPLAIAEGLLSTVIYNYIQNARPDLLVKMGIISENEVGAN
- the pyrF gene encoding orotidine-5'-phosphate decarboxylase gives rise to the protein MKFKNSIILALDVEDKKNAYNIIDNIIDYLDCIKIGYPLTLAEGPDIIKSIKEDYDVNIIADFKVADIDATNEKIVSTTLNWGADAIIVHGFTGEDSVLACKNAAEKLDKEIFLLTEMSHPGADKFLKPVSLDIAQMGVELGITNYVAPATKLDRLKKIREIVGKDASIISPGVGFQGGNAKDTLKYADGAIVGRSIYNAANPKESLEEIIASIKD
- a CDS encoding deoxyhypusine synthase; translation: MKVKQLEINENMKISDFINQLDNSGVLGAKRVSQATNLLAQSFKDEDTKVFLSLAGPMVPGGLRKIVRDLIDRGYVDLIVSSGANLTHDLVESFGGAHYRGIQQDDEQLYESGMGRIGDILTKSDDFEVFEEEIHKIFSKINQKHKVISIKDFIYEIGLLVEDEQSIIHTASKNNVPIFAPGLIDCMIGLQLWIYCQENDFTLSAVADMPDLSDFVYNSKKVTACMLGGGLPKHYTLASNILTGGIDAGIQITLDRSEGGSLSGAPLEEAKSWAKAKCGSNLVTVVGDATVMFPLIVAGALDKVNE
- a CDS encoding CBS domain-containing protein, encoding MEAYHTLNIQDDPCEIHIPIYVNGFAVSDIAVNKIEFNSILKPGDCEATIFVVGDIKQLDLDDEIKIGPTPVNNLTVNGTIVGRDDVDNALLLKTDNIQSVPNILVKDIATKDIITIDPELNISDVAELLVSNNIRGAPVVDGDEILGIIMFDDIVKMISERVFDIRAKSFMDSHVVTSKDDISLMRAMDIMYHNNLPLMVLLDKNDKMSGVISFKDILERLVIS
- the atwA gene encoding methyl coenzyme M reductase system, component A2; translation: MSFIEVKNVTKKFDNEAVLDNISFNIEEGEVLGVLGRSGSGKSVLLNMLRGIPEYEPDEGEVFYNVSVCPHCKRVDVPSKVGETCSCKKAKLEEKNINLWKSSRRDFSEVKKRISIMLQRTFALYEEDTVIENIMKSFENQRDEDNINKAISLLKMTRMEHRITHIARDLSGGEKQRIVLARQLAKNPMLFLADEPTGTLDPKTAKLLHDALLSGVKDKNITMIINSHWPEVIEDLSDRVIWLENGQIKEEGDPSSIVTEFVKEIPLPKKHEEFTTGGPLIEMKDLKKYYFSVSRGVVKSVDGVTLTINEGEIASIVGLSGAGKTTLSKLIAGIIEPSDGEIKIKLGEEWIDMGKKGPQHRGRVTPHIGLLHQDFSLYPYKTILGNLTDAISLDLPSEFAKMKSLHVLTAVGFKEEEASKLLTKYPDQMSGGERHRVAIAQVLIKEPRIVILDEPTGTMDPITRRNVAESILNAREELDQTFVIISHDMDFVLECCDTAALMRDGKLLDNGKPEEIVKQLTSQERTKMLNKQL